In the genome of Methanococcoides burtonii DSM 6242, the window ATCACTCTTCAGGAAGTGGAGATAATCCACTGATATCAACGGTAAAGTACTACTGAACTTCCCCTTACATCAATGACAGTTGTCCGTGTGGCCTCAGCAAGATTCTCAGCTATCGCATCAATTCCATCTTCATAAGAAGCACTTTTAAGAACTTTTACCTTTACCAGATGCCTCTCTTTAATGTGTTTTTTCAGTTCCATGATGAGCTGGTCAGTGATGCCGCCTTTGCCAACATTAATAATAGGTTTGATATTAGTGGCTTCAGACCTGAGTTTGTATAGTCTTTCTTTATCCATGATGAACCTACAGAAAATTTATTTAAGTTATACCTTTCGGCAGCACATGTAAACAATATTTTGAAATCATTATATTTGTAAGGATATTGTTCATTCGAGAGAGGAAATATTTACATCCGTGCCGTTTATTTCAAAATCATACCATTTGGTCGGTTTTGGCGTGATGCCCAACAGTCTGAGAGCATGACCTGAATCTGTTTCTTTTATCTCGATCATACCATCGAACAGCTGTTTCAGAGTTGCCACCGTCTGAGGATCATGGGTTTCATCCTCGACTACAAAAATACCAAATGCCTTTGCTGCTTTGACACGTCCTGTATAGACATGCAAGAACCTGAAAACTGTCTGTAGATTGGAATACATCAAAATAGTAGATAATGAATTTATGCATAACCTCAGACCAGGAGACTCTTTCTGCACAAGGAATTCTTCAAGATACTGACCCATCCTCACACCTATGCCAGTAAGATCCACCGGGCTTGCTGCCCTTTTGATCTGGGCCGTATCCTGAGTAGAAATTCCAAGTGTTTTGGTCACACAATCCACAATGCCCAGATTAGCCGTTTCAACATCAAAATCGTTAAGAGAGAACCATTCAAGGATACGCTCCCCAGTCTCACGAGTGGAAACTATGATAGAAGATTCCATGTTCTTCAGGCCAGTATGAACAATCTTATTGATAAGTTCATCTTTTCCGCACATAGGAGGACCGATCAACATCAGGTTGGTTCCCTCTCTAACCCCCCCGATAAGGTCATCAAGTTCCTTTATACCTAACAAATATTCAACCATGTGTATATCCTATGATGAATTAATCCCTGACAATAATATGAGTTAACACTGAAACTGTATAACATGTGCATTTTTCTAAAACTACTTAATAGTAACGTAGAGATAGGCTCATGTTTGAACATCGAAATAATATAAGCATCCTATATACTATATAGAAAGATTATCTATTGTAAATCATACGATATAAGCTTATTATATAAAATTCTTATCTAATATGTTTAATGATGTGACCGACTTCCGGAAGAATTATTTTGGATA includes:
- a CDS encoding YhbY family RNA-binding protein — its product is MDKERLYKLRSEATNIKPIINVGKGGITDQLIMELKKHIKERHLVKVKVLKSASYEDGIDAIAENLAEATRTTVIDVRGSSVVLYR
- a CDS encoding RAD55 family ATPase; translation: MVEYLLGIKELDDLIGGVREGTNLMLIGPPMCGKDELINKIVHTGLKNMESSIIVSTRETGERILEWFSLNDFDVETANLGIVDCVTKTLGISTQDTAQIKRAASPVDLTGIGVRMGQYLEEFLVQKESPGLRLCINSLSTILMYSNLQTVFRFLHVYTGRVKAAKAFGIFVVEDETHDPQTVATLKQLFDGMIEIKETDSGHALRLLGITPKPTKWYDFEINGTDVNISSLE